The genomic window AACGTGGTCGTCCAAATCAGTCTGGGCCGATGGTTTCTTTTGGGACTTTTTCCTGTTGACAGGTGGagtttcaaacaattttttaggtGGTGAAGGGTCGTATCTGTCCATGGCTTCCAGTAaatatttctgcaaaaaaaagtataaacaaACATAAGTAGGGTGAAAAGGGGAATTTATTACATCATAATCCATATCCTCGCTTTCTTGCAGTGAATTGCCGGTGTTCGGCTTCTCGCTATCAATGAAATCCACGGTCAAGTCATCTTTTATGAACTTTTTCTTACTGGGGTTGCCGTCTTCGTCCGAATCAGAATCTGAGGCGGGTTTCCTGATACGTTTGAATTTTTTGCtgaaaattgcaatttattgtcacataataatttttttaattcaaattcaaaaaaatgctgCCACTCTGTTCATTCACTCTTAAAACTTTAtatatagttttaataatattgtatccAAGAGAACTGTGATCAAGTCAATGTCAATAAGCATCACATAGCAGTGCTAACAATTCTAATAATGATtgcgataataataataattttttagatggaGGTCACCCGAAAGTGGTATCAGTATAGTTTTATTGAATATTCAGTCTATTAGAAATACGGTAGATGTCTGTCGATTTTCTAGATATTCTAATTTTCTCAGCGCATGATGACCCTTCTTAGTTTAACTGATTATTCCATTGTATCCAAATCTTAAAGTTTGGCTTTCCTCCTAAAGAGAAATTTTATGAATTCTCAATGGTCTATTGCTCCTTTTGAAAATGCTGGtctttttatgaataatttgaaaacttttttttttcaaataactttactaATGACCCGTAACAGTTTACTATATAAACTGAGGGCTCTAGAAGCCTAGGGCCtataacttattaaattttacaaaaacaattatatttaaattccaataaaaacacaataatataattacaaTGAGGAAGTGCAAAGTAACAAAATCAAACCTaacctaataaaaaagaaacaataaaatttaactatAGGGAAAAGTTACAGGTCAATAAAGGCAGTACTAAGATacctactaaaataaaataagattgaGTATAATAATAAGGACTAGAACAGcggattaaaaaattaatttaattccacaCTAAGTAGTTTCtcttcaaaattatattaaaaatatctatatcaCAGAGTTAGATCACTTTATTGCACTTAGTTAGCATGATTTTACGGCGTGATAGACTAGccaaaatcaattaaatcatTTAGTGTTTATACGTCTAAGAACTACCTTGGGGACATTAAAATctattctattaattaaattcagattactatattttttgttgttcactATATTATATGAAGGGTACAGATTAAAAAGGGGGAATGTCAAAAATCGTTGATTATCaggaaatgaatttttaattttaaaacccaataacttattattttattaatttgtattgaaTGTATTAATGGATTTAGTTTGTTATGTCTATTTGGGAttggaattaagaaaatattaatgaaatttcattaaaaaaaatttttagagcaAAACAGAAGAAGAAAGTACAGATTGTAACGAACAAAAAGGGGGAATGTCACATATTTTCACTGTAGTTTTGTGGTATCATCAGTTTATTATACACAAGCAATTCTAAAGCAAAACAGCAAAGGTTAATTCGAATTTCTCATTTAATTGGGAAAGATACAGAAAAaattcaaacactttttttgcGCTTCTTACACACGAAGCTTTTGGAAAGGAAGCCTTGTCTTTGACATTTCTGGTAAGTTTTAATATAGAGAAATATTTTCTAGCGGCTGGATTGCGACATAATTTCATTAAGCACTGCAGGTCATTGTACTTGGCTAGTGTTATAGGCAGTGGTCCTGCAAATAGATAAAACAACTTAacattggaaaataatattatgtgtaTAGTTAGGTACCTTTGTATAATTGGCCTGGTATTTGAACAAATTGTTTggtaaattattgataaattttttcttcgGTTCAATCAAAACAGCTGATTCCCACATACCATTCCATGTTGATCGATGGTAGACAAGCCTGGGATGATCTTTAACGACTTTTAGTTCACGTATGGGCTGGATCTTCATTGGACACTTATTTTTGTAAAGTGTAGAAAAATGTGTAAtccagcatttaaaaaaatcgaaagtgaTTTCCCTAACATCAAAAGGATTTGGTTTAACTCATGCAGCTCTGAAAACTTCAGCCCATTCATTTGAAAGTTCCACACGCGACTTTTGCTGAACTAGTGCAAAATCCTTGTCGCATTCCATAAATGAATGTCCTCTAATGGGAAAACTGATCTTGATTTCATCAAACCTTTTTTGCACATGCACTAAGTGATGGACGTAACGGATAACTGTGTAATTCTCATTCTGTCCCCCACATGAGTCGCAAAATATATCGAGGACTCGAACACTACTAGGTAGAAAGTTGTGAACAAAATGATGCAACATCGAACATACATCGTCAGAGCCTTTTCGACCGTTTGTTTCAGGATAAGTATAGAAAACACTTTGACTAGTCGACAaaacatgaatattaaaagagaataCAGATAATTGTCTCttataataaacatcatttgTGCTGATGTTGGGCACTGGcagatttttagcaaaattggcgctaccaatcatttttaaagatttctggagaatttcaagctttttttttggttataccATGTAACCAAGGAAAGAAAAGCCTTAAAACAAACTGGTACTTCTGTTGTCTCACCATCTAAAGAGATTCGGACAAGATAAGCAAATGCGTTACGTGGACGTCGCTTTTGTTAGGACAGACACTAATAAGTCCACACAAATAGATGTTTCGCTCATccacggattttaataaattaagctCACTTATTATCTTTTGTCTTGCACTAAGTGGAACTTTATCAAAACACTTGAGACGTTTACATTGGCAGTCGCTTCCTGTCACGTGGCTTTGTAGgttaagttttttagaaacatCGGTTAGTCTTCcgtaattttttctcttttttccctGAACTGGCATAATAACAAAGTCTTCACTGTCACTGACACTTGGATTCATTTTATACTGTTTATTAGcactacaatattaaaatacgaCTTGTCACTTATATTTTCACAAGTTCAAgcgaacaataaataaacaccagAACCGGTAAACAcaatcagaaaataaaagtaactgCAGTCAAGAGAGCCTTCTGACAGTTCCTAAATAACGTGCATTTGTGACGTTCCCCCTTCTTAGCATGTGGCGCGCGGACTCTCCTCCTTTTTAGCCAGTAcagcttaatttaaattgtcaatatctGGCGACTCTTCCCTTTTTTCGACTGTATAATGTTACTAGGTGATACTTCTGTCTATTAAAAGTTGAGCGGACTGAACAGCTCAAAATGAGCAAAAAGTGACATTCCCCCTTTTCAGTCTGTaccctttatatataaaaataaccgACTGAGCATCTCTCCTTTGACTTAAAGATACTATGTTGAAATTAGTCAACAACATACTTCTGTAAGACACCataatatgcttttttaataacaatatcctggtgcttattaaattttacgtTTGGTTGCGAATAAACCCCCAAGTCTTGGCATTCAGTCTTTCTActaattacaatattatttaatttatagtcaTCGATTATGTTTTCGGCTAAAACTGATTACATGACTTGCTGATATTAAGACACATTTTATTGTCCACAAACCATTTGTTGATATTATGTAAATCATTAGAATCATTAAGAGAactaatttatttcaatattttaaaatcattaacaaaaactaggatttggaaaaattaaacacACTTTAAAAAGCTTCTTAGTTTTACAGTAATAGTATTAATTTTCTGAGGTTAATATCAAGTTACTTTAAGAAACATAACTAGTTTGCTAAGttttttacacattttcttacaatatttgttatactgAATTATATTCTTGTATACTATATTGGAACAGTCTTTAATTTGTACTAGTTTTGACTTCAGGCTTATTGTGagtagttaattaattatttccaacAGATTTATTACccaattacagaaaaaaactagatgtaaaaaagaaaacagagaaaataaaagtatgctgaagtaaaaaaaaatgcgtatataataataaaatgaaatatataaaaataaataaacctatctaatttatacattttataatggattttaaattattgcacCATTCAtgtaacttattattattataattctgACACAGTACATTAATAGaggatttaaacaaattattaattctaggggcatttagataaaataccctaaaatttttctataaattttatttgttcacTTTCCCTGATTTGCtttatatatttagtattttagtttttttttatacaaagtttCACTAGTAGTCTAAAAATGTTTAGTTGATTTATTTTGCAGTCTTTGTATTTTGtgtaatacatattttattgcatttccgCAATAAACTATCAGGTATCTACAATGGGGTTCAGCAAaactattatataataaatacatttcttATCTTGCTATTTAGTAAACAAGAGCATCTTTTCATTGTTAGAAGTATGGCGGAAATTTTGTcacttattttttgtatatgctTGTTCCATGTTAGCTTAATATTTATAGtctgtaatttctttaattttaaccttatgtaagtataaatttatatcagatttttttgtttaaacttattGTGCTTTAAATGTTAGACAGATAATGTCAGTATGATTGTTGATAAATATCAAACAAGTTTTTTGGTATAACAATTGATTGTGACCTTAGGTATCTAGAAAATACTAAAAGGGTGTTCTAAAAACTTGGATTTTTCCATAGAACAAATGAATCTAGTAAGATTTTATACTATAAGATTTTAGCACTGTGTTCTTTAAACATTTTGCAAACAGTTACAGAAGACAGTActatggtttaaaaaaaaaagcgtaaaattattaaatgtatctATTCTACATGCTGAACAAGTTAGATATTCTTTTGTGGACTTGTTCTCTTCTGGACTTTTTTAGTAATGGTCTGACCTGGTAATAATTCGTGGTtcatttgtatatatatttttttttatagacccTAACTACTGACTATATTGGCTAATTTGATTAATGTTATTAATGTTCGCTTTTGGAATATATCTTAGGTTTAGAACGGCTTTGTCAACGATCTTGTGAATGATAATAAAACTACTTTTGAATTTAAATCTGTACCTGCTATTTTCAGACTCTTGATACGACAATTTTCGGCTGACACTTTTTTGGGTTTTGGCTGTCGATTCTAGACTGAAAACCAACACCGAATTTGGAGAAATTACGTTCGATGTTCCACGGGATCTCGAAATTTTCGTGCCAACTTCGGGGATATTTTTACTTCTGCAGCTGCTTGAAGTTAAAACTTTGTTCGGTtttaacttttgaaattttcttcctAGGGAATAAACtatcataaaaaatacatttttccaaCCAACTTTACCTTGCACAGATACTGCTGGTGACTTAACACTGTCCTGGTCCACTTGAACATGTTGGTCaataaaacaaactttatcGGTCTGTGCATATGAACTACAAATCATTTGAGTTGTTTGCACCACTTTTTCCGAAACATTCCGCACAGTTTGCACCTCAACAGAATTTTTATTGCAACCAACAGTTTGAGTAGAGACACTTAAAACCTTTTTGTTACTAACTTCCAAAATTTTGTCCACATAAGTGAGCAAGTTACTAAAACAGTCGGCCAGCTCAGTGTCATTTACTGTTGATATGcaggattttatatttttatttaattggttTGCTATTGCATCTATAGTGGTTAACTCAGGTGGTACTGAGGATATATGGTAGAGTTCTATGTGATGCGGTATACTGTGAGAGGTCACTTGGGTTGGTACAGAGAAAATGTCTTCTTTTTCCCTATTGGTTTTTTTGGATGGAATGACAGTTTCTTCTTCTGTAGTTAGATCCTTAAAGACAATTGACTGGCTGTTAAATGCAGGTTTATTATTGGGAATAAAGGTTTCCTAATAAAGTCAAAttattggaataataaatatataaaaaggtcAAGGAGCTGATTAGAACTAAAAATATATCTCTATCTTACCACAATTTTTCCTATTGGTTCTTTAAGTGCCTTTTCTGCACTCCTTGCTAAAATGAGACACAACaattacttataataaaaaaagtgctCCAATGGTCCTTACTTTTTCTCAAACTGGGCCATGCTTTTCTAACTTTTTCCCTTGGTGAGGTTCTTTTAGGAGAAGTTTTCTCTTtagttttttgacaaaaaatatttaagctttTAGGTGCTTTGTTCGCATCTGTCTTTATATCGGCAGCTCTTTTCCAACCAAAACTTGTACTGgaactatttaatattttattttctgcagTGGTAGATttgagttttgattttttaacagGTTTAACTTTCGGCTTTATGAGCTGAGCCGCTTGTTCCAAATTGGCCAAACATTCCTCCTCTAGCATATTTTGAAGCACCTTTATTTCAAcctaaagataaaataatagcCATATTATTGGATCGTTATTGGAAAAGCACACAGAACTCTTAATTTGTtactcaacatttaaaaaaacaagatttaaaacctaaatatcaTTATCAAATTCACTAATAAGCTCTTGGATTATGCCTTTATTATATGGGCACCACAAGCTGAATTCAATATTGATCAGATTGAAAAggtttaaaaacattctttaagtCAGAAAATGTGGTATATGATTTCCTATAATGCTAtgtcaaaggaggataaataaatatttagaagataactaaataaaatctTACTGTACCTGTTTAACCACCTTTTCAGAACTGTCTTCttcaatattataattttcaggTTTATTTAAGCCTTCTGTGAGACTTTGGTACCTTTTTACTAAGGGATCAGGTAAGTTCTCCACATCCGTCCAAGATTGAGATCTTTGCCTTGATTTTTTACGTTTCCTCTCAGCTATTGCAATTCAATgacatttttttcttcaattaaaaaaaaaaacacttttcttACCTTGTGAAATGCTTGACATCTGAAAGTCTTCATCGCTACTGTCATCTGGCAGAAAACTTTGAGTTAAAACCTCTTTGAACTTATCCTCATTCTGATTTAACCAATCTATAATTTTATtcctattttcattattttcaaattttattatgttcttgACTTTACTGCAACTAGGCTGAGGTGCATTTTTAGCGAGTTCAACTGGCACTTGCTTGGGAACATCTTGGGGAGCAGTATCAATAACTTTTTGTATGTTAGTTTTATTCAAAACCAATTCTTCCACTGAAAAGTAAATGTGCTAAATGACTCATTATAAAATGTTCAAAGACTCTAGTACCTTCTATAGCATACTTTTCCTTAATAAGCTGAGCGGCCTTATTAACAAATTTGCTAAGTTGTTCCCCAAATTCATCTTTAAAAATGGGAGATCGTTTGTTAAACTTTCGCTTGCATAAGGGACAAGTGTATGCCttgtttgattttatttcagagATGCAAGTGTTGCAAAATTTGTGTCGGCACTCAAGCTCTGTCCACTTATTTATATAGTCCAAACTGTGCAAGTAAAAAGTGAATTTGTCCTggggatttttttgaaattatttacttaCCATATAGGGCACTTTACTTTGGCACCTAAGGAGTTAATAATTTCTGCTAGTTTTTTAAGTTGTTGTGTATTCATTTTTATGATTTCTAGGGTAATTATTATTAGGATTTAAATAATGCAAGACCTTGTTATTGTCCATGAaacataaaacagtttttcttattAACAAATTGTTTATCAACCTACAGAGTAACATAACCTTGCTTATTTTTTGGCGCCATCAAATTCTGCAACTGTCATTAGTGTCCACCTAACAGCGTTGCCAATCATTTAACTATGACTACGAAATATCTCATAGTGTTAATACacttaatacatttaattgcagttaatttcataattacttaaaataactGTTGTAAGATACCCAATAATAAgttcaaaatttaacaaaataaatgacacGTAatgcattaattaaaataaacagatGTGGCAACATGTGGTATAGACATGTTGAAAACGTCATTGGGACTTCAAAGTTTGTAGGTTATGTGATATGTGATGTTATCTCTCAGTTTTTTATAAACAACTTTAattcaccaaaaaaattaacaaatatttttataataagcctttaaaaatggtattttaCTTCGAGAGTAACATAGTCAAACCTCCCGCGCTCCTGTACATGGGTATAGATAAGCACGAAAGTAAGTAATTGACTTCAAATATAGACATAAAGTGTCCCTCTCAAAATCTAtgtttatatcattttttccttttaaatagCCGTTTATTacaataagttatttttaattcagttaattttagAAAACACAACGTTAAActagctttaaattttttttttcatagatgaAGAACTGATAAGATGGGGCTGGCCAGAGGACGTCTGGTTTCATGTTGACCAAGTCTCTTCCGCCCACGTATACCTTAGACTAAAACCAGTAAGTTAACGAAAATAAGCCTCTTTTCAATAGTTAAAATCgcaaaaagaaactttttagGGTCAAACAATAGATGACATTCCTTCGGCGGTTATAGAAGATGCCGCCCAACTGGTAAAAGCAAACAGCATAATGGGCAACAAAATGAACGACGTAGGGGTGGTTTATACGATGTGGGCCAATCTGAAAAAAACCGCGGGCATGGAGGTGGGTCAGGTGGGGTTCCATAAAGAAAGTGAAGTGCGGAAAATTAAGGTCGCCAAGAGGATAAATGATATTGTTAATCGGTTGAATAAGACTAAAAGGGAAGAACATCCAggtgaaataatttatttcatataatgtttaattcatcttcagggctcTATAATAGATAGCAAGTGTTTTAAATCCATTTTGTCactctatttatttattgtagagCCCTGAAGATATATAGAGAGACACCTGGTAAACTTCTATTGCtcttttaagttaatttgatttaattatagattttaGAGCAGAAAGAGAAAAAAGGGATAGACTAGAAAGAgaggacaaaaaaaaagttattagggaacaaaaaaagaaagaagaggATGAAGAGAAAAAACGAAAAGAAGATGCTGAATTACGAAGCTACAATTCCCTTATGAGCACTGACAATATGAATAAATATGATGATGGAAATGACTCTGATGATTTCATGTAACTCtcaaggaaaataaaaagattaactCTGAGTTTTGGTATTTGTATTATTCACAAAAGTTCTATATTAACAGCCTTCAAAGAGTCTCTTATCCAAGTAGGATAAGCCTTATCTGGGTAACAATTTAACATAAAAGTTTGTACAAACTCCTTGAATACCCCTTTTAAAATACTCTCCCTTATGGACCTCATTAACCTAAAAGGACAACACactgtaagaaaaaatataatttgtttaattaactAAATACCTTAACTGAAAAGCAACATTGTGTTCAGTCACCAAATGACAAGCCACAGGTAAATCCGTAACAATTCCATGTAAATAGGCTCTTGTATAGTTTTTACAGGTGTTACAACTACAATCCTTATCAATCGGACTGAAATCTTTctcatattgtttttttcttaggtTTATTTGACCATCCATCAATAAAGCACAACCAAATCTCTACAATATAATAAACTGGTTTAAGAATAATGAAATTGTGGTGAAATATAGTGACTCACAGCAGTTCTTGTAGGAAAAACACAGTCAAACATATCAACTCCTAACGCACAACATACAACAAGATCTGTTGCAAACCCAACCCCCATTAAGTAAATCGGTTTATTTTTTGGAAGTAAATCTGTGCAGAGATGCACTATTTTCCAAAAGTCATCTTTACTCTCTCCTCCACTAAAAAATTGAGTAAAGTACATATGTTTGTTCAAACTTTGATACAAGGTCAACATTAAAATCACTTTGAAATGTCACAACATACCTTACCTTAGTCCTCCAATAGCAAACCCATTGACATCCCTTTTAACATGGTCTGCTGCACTTATCTTCCGCAAATCTTCATACAAAGTACCTTGCACTATAGGAAAAATGTTTTGAGTGTCAGGATTTTTATGAGCTTTTAAACATCTATCCAACCACCTGGTGGTTCTATGCACAGACTCTTCAATCCTCTCTTTATCAGGATTAGTAGTTTTTACTACATCATCTAACTGCATAACGATATCTGCCCCAATGGCATTCTGGATTTCTATTGAGTGCTCCGGGGTGAGCATCACCTCGTCTTTGTGCTCATTTAACGATTGAAACTTGACTCCCTCCTCGGTGATTTCAGCTAGTTTTAGAAGGGAAACCATTTGAAACCCACCGGAATCTGTAAGCAAGTTTCCATTCCAGTTCATGAATTTATGTAGGCCACCTGCTTTTTTAAGGATCTCTATGCCCTTAAGAAGGAATGTGTTGTTAACAGAATTATTAGGATTGAGTTCAAACTTACCGGCCTTGTTCCCAAATGGTAAGTATTTGAAAGCATTATTTGCAATCCCATTGATTTTAGTTGTTCCGGGAGCATGCCCTTTAGTGTTCCCTAGGAATTTTAAAGATATGGGCTAAGTTTAAGTTCTTACTTtgcctttatttaatttagacaaaataaaacaagttaaaGAAACTACACATTTTTCAGACTAGgaatttcttttaaaagcaTCCTTTATTTGTTCTACAGAAGGTTTTATGAAGTTTACATTCTTCTAACATGTTATTTATAGGTGAACAATCAGTCTTATTTGTAGAGAACTGCCTATTGTTGTTTATTCTTAGATGTATTTTTGGAacatgaaatttaatattatttataataaagcaGTCTTTATATTTAATGTGATTTACAACATATTAGATAAACAAAGCTGAATGCAAATTTAACCTATTATAGAgtcaattaattttgaaataagttcATATACCTAGCATTAAAGAAAATCATGTATGGATATATACCAAACTTTCTAACATAaatgaacattaaaaataatttttgaacctTTTGATTGGATCTGTGGTgcctatataaataaataaataacgccTTTATTCAAGTATTTCTTTGCACATACAATGCAAAAACATATGAAAATGTACACTCACATCATATGCCCAAGAATAGCGCAACTGGCGAAGTTTAGCCTCCTGGCCATTCTTCCACTCAACCAATTCTCCGGATATTAAGTTCACCATCTTTAAATGTTAACAGAGAAAGTCCAATTGAATGTTTTTAAGAGATAACACTGaggataaaacagttttaacgaACCATAACAATGCAGTACATATATTCATACAATATATCTGTCAccaaaaaagttctaaaaatctACTGCACATCTAATAAATACCTCTTGTACTTAGACCTTAAATAACCACTATTGCATACCTTAAATTGAAgaggtaaattattatataagttaaCACAATTATAAGTGAAGCTCTTTTTAACAAAAGAAGTTCTATGTTGTGGCAttgctaaataatttttatctcgcaaaaagGGATTATGCACAGCCTCcctataaattagttttttaaacaaatatactggttgttgtgtttttgaaggtggtagacaatggtacagtgaaaacatcttgtcgaacttgcattgtcttatttatttaatgtaacacgacgtttcggttggtgagtatctccaaccgttatcaagtgtaaactgacagcaaactactattctataggcttataagCTATaatatagaatagtagtttgctggcagtttacacttgataacggttggagatactcaccaaccgaaacgtcgtgttacattaaataaataagacaatgcaagttcgacaagatgttttcatacTGGTTGTTGAcacatatttagttttctagaaaatagagtcaagttaaaattataccaGTTATCACACTTAGGGTTggccttttatattttatttttattaaaagctcttttatattttcttaaacatgatcaaattttcttaatttataaacaaatctaCAGCATGTATTCTGAACGCATTGTATCCGTTTTTTATCTGTTTTTTCAGAACAAAACAGTAACATTGTAGTTTTTGCAGGATTAATTGTCAGATTATGTTCCGTTGAGTATCgcaaaatattagataaatctgaatttaaaatctcAGCAGCATTATCAGGACAGTCTGgattaaactgaaataataattgtgtatCATCCGCATATGCTTGCATGTGCGTtaatacaatagaaaacataTCTGCAGTATAAATAACATACAACAAAGGGCCAAGTATGGAGCCTTGTGGCACTCCCGAAATAATGTTTCTACTCTGCGATGTCTCACCACCTATCCTAACTACCTGCCTTCGACCTATTAAATATGACAGTATTTCAACCTTCCCAAAACCATAATATGATAGCTTGGCACACATCAACTCATAATCAATaacatcaaaggctttagagTAGTCTATCAAAATCAATATAGCAGCCATTTGCCtatcttgaatttttacaaTGTCGTCAGTAATATTTAGAAGTGGAGCTGTTGTACTATGACTAGCTCTAAAGCCCGATTGATGCACAGGAAAAAAGCCATTTGTATTAAAGTAATCAGTGATCTGAACATGAACCACTCTTTCCAGAACTTTTGATATTACAGGAAGCAGACTAACAGGCCTCAAATCtgtaaaatcatgttttttaggTAGTGGGGTACCAAAAGATTCTTTCCAGCAATTTGGGAAATGACCATGTTCAAGACAACTA from Anthonomus grandis grandis chromosome 13, icAntGran1.3, whole genome shotgun sequence includes these protein-coding regions:
- the LOC126743683 gene encoding uncharacterized protein LOC126743683; the protein is MNTQQLKKLAEIINSLGAKVKCPICLDYINKWTELECRHKFCNTCISEIKSNKAYTCPLCKRKFNKRSPIFKDEFGEQLSKFVNKAAQLIKEKYAIEVEELVLNKTNIQKVIDTAPQDVPKQVPVELAKNAPQPSCSKVKNIIKFENNENRNKIIDWLNQNEDKFKEVLTQSFLPDDSSDEDFQMSSISQAERKRKKSRQRSQSWTDVENLPDPLVKRYQSLTEGLNKPENYNIEEDSSEKVVKQVEIKVLQNMLEEECLANLEQAAQLIKPKVKPVKKSKLKSTTAENKILNSSSTSFGWKRAADIKTDANKAPKSLNIFCQKTKEKTSPKRTSPREKVRKAWPSLRKTRSAEKALKEPIGKIVDLTTEEETVIPSKKTNREKEDIFSVPTQVTSHSIPHHIELYHISSVPPELTTIDAIANQLNKNIKSCISTVNDTELADCFSNLLTYVDKILEVSNKKVLSVSTQTVGCNKNSVEVQTVRNVSEKVVQTTQMICSSYAQTDKVCFIDQHVQVDQDSVKSPAVSVQGRKFQKLKPNKVLTSSSCRSKNIPEVGTKISRSRGTSNVISPNSVLVFSLESTAKTQKSVSRKLSYQESENSSKKFKRIRKPASDSDSDEDGNPSKKKFIKDDLTVDFIDSEKPNTGNSLQESEDMDYDKYLLEAMDRYDPSPPKKLFETPPVNRKKSQKKPSAQTDLDDHVFTSSTAFHANFDKFDAEIMAFEKNSKNFSTQLDVVEDTPVEERPIRKPKVHLEPLRILSRGSVDSTNNPSSQDFLHSFPQDNVGDPINNEMAELLEDLKNDVDFFKTPIETQNLSHRSDDVTRIDLKEKQSEAIKKDQPKINILQNIRLNDEQDLMDSSGDEGIVEGTPQKDKQKSNESFRSLTEILNHLNDQFGSSEENFDLCLPPPPGFTDDDSANIENQPVNKGHIDSQHHGLTKLNVTPKQILQKSEEPTAILTKSFEQKEETSQHNFSPIKCSAKLTPNRYTPLVTTQRSSLRNKSGTLMTSTPKQKSILNFVVSSQGTSNKPCITWSRIINKDLSVFTKLECKKLVSTSRVFTKEVTHLVVLVNDKGQVVSHTAKILQAIAAGIWIVRYEWAVDSLQMNKIVPEEPYEVLMQTGIPGPKLARLNRTKNPLFKNFKFYCSQFLKSLPIADLESILCLSGAEIAKDLGEMMENDGKVHIILAEICATEETDQLDTWFEIYKAVTVDIEWLTRCLTQYRLESFRPFLISGPESDICDLEYPPTLIESVPLTLTEQIL
- the LOC126743688 gene encoding coiled-coil domain-containing protein 25; its protein translation is MVFYFESNIVKPPALLYMGIDKHENEELIRWGWPEDVWFHVDQVSSAHVYLRLKPGQTIDDIPSAVIEDAAQLVKANSIMGNKMNDVGVVYTMWANLKKTAGMEVGQVGFHKESEVRKIKVAKRINDIVNRLNKTKREEHPDFRAEREKRDRLEREDKKKVIREQKKKEEDEEKKRKEDAELRSYNSLMSTDNMNKYDDGNDSDDFM
- the LOC126743686 gene encoding queuine tRNA-ribosyltransferase catalytic subunit; translated protein: MSAPKSTLIFEIIGECKTTKARVAKMTLPHGPVDTPVFMPVGTQGTLKGMLPEQLKSMGLQIMLSNTYHLGTRPGIEILKKAGGLHKFMNWNGNLLTDSGGFQMVSLLKLAEITEEGVKFQSLNEHKDEVMLTPEHSIEIQNAIGADIVMQLDDVVKTTNPDKERIEESVHRTTRWLDRCLKAHKNPDTQNIFPIVQGTLYEDLRKISAADHVKRDVNGFAIGGLSGGESKDDFWKIVHLCTDLLPKNKPIYLMGVGFATDLVVCCALGVDMFDCVFPTRTARFGCALLMDGQINLRKKQYEKDFSPIDKDCSCNTCKNYTRAYLHGIVTDLPVACHLVTEHNVAFQLRLMRSIRESILKGVFKEFVQTFMLNCYPDKAYPTWIRDSLKAVNIELL